One genomic window of Paeniglutamicibacter sp. Y32M11 includes the following:
- a CDS encoding response regulator yields MNPSTDYKVLVVDDDFRVAALHAGYVDDVPGFSALAPVHDARMVPRAVAEGKPDLLLLDVYLPQGSGLDLLASLDVDAFVLSAATEVDAVRTAIRRGALGYLVKPFDPKMLAARLRGYARYRRQLESAAGLDQQGIDRAQRALLAGDDAGVVAVTPTEQAVLAAVAAAGEPATVMQVVTAVGISRATAQRYLANLVQAGSLRLELAYGSRGRPEHRYLVQG; encoded by the coding sequence ATGAATCCGAGCACTGACTACAAGGTCCTGGTGGTTGACGACGACTTCCGGGTAGCAGCTCTGCACGCCGGATACGTGGATGATGTCCCAGGATTCAGTGCCTTGGCACCCGTTCACGATGCCCGCATGGTGCCCCGCGCCGTGGCGGAGGGCAAACCGGATCTCCTGCTGTTGGATGTTTACCTACCGCAGGGTTCCGGGCTCGACTTGCTCGCCAGCCTCGACGTGGATGCGTTTGTGCTCTCTGCTGCCACCGAGGTCGACGCCGTGCGCACGGCCATCAGGCGCGGTGCTCTCGGGTATCTGGTCAAACCGTTTGACCCGAAGATGCTCGCCGCCCGATTGCGCGGTTATGCCCGCTACCGGAGACAGCTGGAGAGCGCGGCAGGCCTTGACCAGCAGGGGATTGATCGGGCGCAGCGTGCCCTGTTGGCGGGGGATGACGCGGGAGTTGTTGCCGTAACTCCCACCGAGCAAGCGGTGCTCGCCGCGGTGGCTGCGGCAGGGGAGCCGGCCACGGTGATGCAGGTGGTCACCGCCGTGGGGATTTCGCGCGCCACGGCCCAGCGCTACCTGGCAAATCTTGTCCAAGCCGGATCGCTGCGCCTGGAATTGGCGTACGGAAGTCGCGGTCGACCCGAACACCGATACCTCGTTCAGGGTTAA
- the purQ gene encoding phosphoribosylformylglycinamidine synthase subunit PurQ, with translation MSATELPLIGDYSTPAAALSGARIGVVTFPGTLDDRDAARAIRLAGAEAVSLWHGDADLSNVDAVVIPGGFSYGDYLRAGAIARFAPMMSKIVDAANSDAKLPVLGICNGFQILTESHLLPGSMIKNDHLKFLCRDQVLRVENNTTAWSNQYAQGEEITIVLKNQDGQYVADEKTLDALEAEGRVAFSYVGWNPNGSRRNIAGITNAAGNVVGLMPHPEHAVEAGFGPDHTGTDGLGFFTSVLTHLVGGQK, from the coding sequence ATGAGCGCAACCGAACTCCCCCTGATCGGCGACTACTCGACGCCCGCCGCCGCGCTCTCCGGTGCTCGCATCGGTGTTGTCACGTTCCCGGGCACCCTTGATGACCGCGATGCGGCACGCGCCATCCGCTTGGCCGGCGCCGAAGCGGTGTCCCTGTGGCACGGCGATGCCGACCTGTCCAACGTTGACGCCGTGGTGATCCCCGGCGGATTCTCCTACGGTGACTACCTACGCGCCGGCGCCATCGCGCGCTTCGCACCGATGATGTCAAAAATCGTTGATGCAGCAAATTCCGATGCCAAGCTGCCCGTGCTGGGCATTTGCAACGGTTTCCAGATTCTCACCGAATCGCACCTGTTGCCGGGCTCGATGATCAAGAATGATCACCTGAAGTTCCTGTGCCGTGATCAGGTGCTGCGCGTGGAAAACAACACCACCGCCTGGTCCAACCAGTACGCACAGGGTGAGGAAATCACCATCGTGCTGAAGAACCAGGACGGCCAGTACGTGGCCGACGAGAAGACCCTTGACGCCCTCGAGGCCGAGGGCCGTGTGGCGTTCAGCTACGTGGGCTGGAACCCGAACGGTTCACGCCGCAACATCGCCGGCATCACCAATGCCGCGGGCAACGTGGTGGGCCTCATGCCGCACCCGGAGCACGCAGTGGAGGCCGGTTTCGGCCCCGACCACACCGGAACCGACGGACTGGGTTTCTTCACCTCCGTCTTGACCCACCTTGTTGGAGGCCAGAAGTGA
- a CDS encoding YchJ family protein, with protein sequence MEKDTRCPCNSGETYSSCCGRYHQGFNDPEIPLWPGTAETLMRSRFSAFAANRPDYLLATWFTDTRPAGLELDTDMVWRSLEIVNTEAGGPFDTTGVVEFIARYKVGKKSGAQHEVSSFVRANGRWYYLDAA encoded by the coding sequence ATGGAAAAAGACACCCGCTGCCCCTGCAATTCCGGGGAAACCTATTCATCGTGCTGTGGGCGATATCACCAGGGATTTAATGACCCGGAGATCCCCCTATGGCCGGGCACCGCCGAGACGCTGATGCGTTCACGGTTCAGCGCGTTCGCTGCGAATCGACCCGATTATCTGCTGGCCACCTGGTTTACCGACACCCGCCCCGCGGGCCTCGAGCTGGATACGGACATGGTGTGGCGCTCGCTGGAGATTGTGAACACCGAAGCCGGGGGACCCTTTGATACCACCGGTGTGGTCGAGTTCATCGCGCGCTACAAGGTGGGGAAAAAATCCGGAGCGCAGCACGAGGTCAGCTCCTTTGTACGCGCGAACGGCCGCTGGTACTACCTCGACGCCGCCTGA
- a CDS encoding CitMHS family transporter, whose amino-acid sequence MLVALGFLMVATFMALIMTKRMTPLLALIIVPTVFGLFAGAGLGIGDMVMEAVKSMSSTAALLMFAIMYFGIMIDVGLFDKLVDGILRLVGNDPAKVVLGTALLTGLISLDGDGSTTFIVVTAALLPIYQRLGMSPVVLTCVAGLTNGTLNIVPWGGPTARAAAALHVDASAVFVPMIPALAMGLVVVFAFAWAMGVSERKRLQREDPLRWGPGSIMTAPSGSKGSTNTKTPSGGRGVALLEKVAVRGDGTEPVTMNGTALDPNRETLRPKLFIFNLAMTVAIMVLLVLDLLPLSYLFMIGTAVALLVNFPRISDQAKMIASHSSEVIAVVSMVLAAAVLTGVLSGTGMVDAMSAWLVDVIPTSMGPYLAILTGIISIPATFFMSNDAFYFGILPVLTEAGAHYGIPAVDMARASITGQPVHMQSPLVPAILLLVSMSRVDLGDHHKKVLWRALIVSLVMLATGVLIGAIGIG is encoded by the coding sequence ATGCTTGTAGCACTCGGGTTCCTGATGGTGGCCACCTTCATGGCCCTCATCATGACAAAACGTATGACACCGTTGTTGGCACTGATCATCGTGCCGACGGTCTTCGGCCTGTTCGCCGGCGCCGGCCTAGGGATCGGCGACATGGTGATGGAGGCCGTGAAGTCGATGTCTTCCACCGCCGCCCTGCTCATGTTCGCCATCATGTACTTCGGCATCATGATCGACGTGGGCCTCTTCGACAAGCTGGTTGATGGCATCTTGCGCTTGGTCGGCAACGACCCGGCCAAGGTGGTGCTCGGCACCGCGCTGCTGACCGGATTGATCTCCCTGGACGGCGACGGTTCCACCACCTTCATCGTTGTGACTGCCGCACTGCTGCCGATCTACCAGCGTTTGGGCATGAGCCCGGTGGTGCTGACCTGTGTTGCCGGTCTGACCAACGGCACCCTGAACATCGTTCCGTGGGGTGGCCCAACCGCACGCGCCGCAGCCGCGCTGCACGTGGATGCTTCCGCCGTCTTCGTCCCGATGATCCCGGCTCTGGCCATGGGACTTGTTGTCGTCTTCGCCTTCGCCTGGGCCATGGGCGTCTCCGAACGCAAGCGCCTGCAGCGCGAAGATCCGCTGCGCTGGGGTCCGGGCTCGATCATGACCGCACCCTCGGGCTCAAAGGGCTCGACCAACACCAAGACCCCCAGCGGTGGCCGCGGCGTTGCACTGCTGGAAAAGGTTGCCGTCCGCGGCGATGGCACCGAACCCGTCACCATGAATGGCACCGCGCTGGATCCGAACCGCGAGACCCTGCGTCCGAAGCTGTTCATCTTCAACCTGGCCATGACCGTGGCCATCATGGTGCTGCTGGTTCTGGATTTGCTGCCGCTGTCCTACCTGTTCATGATCGGCACCGCCGTCGCCCTGCTGGTGAACTTCCCCCGCATTTCCGATCAGGCCAAGATGATTGCCTCGCACTCCTCCGAGGTCATCGCCGTGGTCTCCATGGTGCTGGCCGCGGCGGTACTCACCGGCGTGCTCTCGGGCACCGGCATGGTTGATGCGATGAGCGCCTGGTTGGTCGATGTCATCCCGACCTCGATGGGCCCGTACCTGGCCATCCTCACCGGCATCATCTCGATCCCGGCCACGTTCTTCATGAGCAACGACGCGTTCTACTTCGGCATCCTGCCGGTACTCACCGAGGCCGGCGCCCACTACGGCATCCCCGCCGTGGATATGGCCCGCGCCTCGATCACCGGCCAGCCGGTGCACATGCAGTCACCGCTGGTTCCCGCCATCCTGTTGCTGGTCTCGATGTCCCGCGTGGATCTGGGCGATCACCACAAAAAGGTCCTCTGGCGCGCATTGATCGTCTCGCTGGTCATGCTGGCCACGGGCGTACTCATCGGCGCCATCGGCATCGGCTAA
- a CDS encoding SSI family serine proteinase inhibitor yields MRQHQQLIVPVLLLGAGVLLAGCANDAGPTGTTPSSQSTGTELSISIKADGKTQSAQYHLSCSGSSSLEASDHPRAEEACLFLAAEPQMLTLPTDDNNRVCTMQYGGPATADVTGTIKGRTVARTFNLSNGCGIADWTAALPLLVERPNGPSQ; encoded by the coding sequence ATGCGGCAGCACCAACAGTTAATCGTTCCGGTACTGCTGCTGGGTGCCGGAGTATTGCTGGCAGGATGCGCCAACGATGCCGGGCCGACCGGAACAACACCAAGCAGCCAGAGCACCGGAACTGAACTGTCGATTTCCATCAAGGCCGACGGTAAGACTCAAAGCGCGCAGTACCACTTGTCCTGCTCGGGTTCCTCGTCGCTAGAGGCCAGTGATCATCCGCGGGCCGAGGAAGCCTGCCTCTTCTTGGCCGCCGAACCTCAAATGCTCACGCTGCCTACCGATGACAATAACCGGGTCTGCACCATGCAATACGGTGGCCCGGCCACGGCTGACGTTACCGGAACCATCAAGGGACGCACCGTGGCACGAACCTTCAATCTGAGTAATGGCTGCGGAATTGCCGACTGGACCGCGGCCCTGCCCCTGTTGGTTGAACGGCCGAACGGGCCGTCACAATAG
- a CDS encoding 3-methyladenine DNA glycosylase, with translation MFTSSLTWLPEEQWLTSAAAHQVRAKRFGEPFTERRMKRQKHPIDDFLFTYYTQKPGQLYRWHPGPGVVLGGQTAQERETWKFYREVIHPLTGERGFTVDLESFAQARTDAVTFANIILAGTATRAANFACFGLHEWAMAYKSDDNGIRHEYLPLRLGAAGTDAVVEESKIRCTHFDAFRFYTPEAIPLNELTPTRETQRDLEQPGCLHANMDLYKWAYKLTPAVPSELVMDCFELAWDIRTMDMQASPYDLTDWGQEPIRIETPAGKAEYVRLQKKFAERAELLRQQLLNVAQSVPVAQT, from the coding sequence ATGTTCACTTCATCGCTCACTTGGCTGCCCGAAGAGCAATGGCTCACCTCGGCCGCTGCCCATCAGGTGAGAGCAAAACGCTTTGGTGAACCCTTCACCGAACGCCGAATGAAGCGGCAAAAGCATCCCATCGACGACTTCCTCTTCACTTATTACACGCAGAAGCCCGGACAGCTTTATCGCTGGCACCCGGGACCCGGCGTGGTTCTGGGTGGACAAACCGCCCAAGAGCGCGAAACTTGGAAGTTCTACCGTGAGGTGATTCACCCGCTGACCGGCGAGCGCGGCTTTACGGTGGATCTCGAGTCATTTGCTCAAGCCCGCACCGATGCAGTCACCTTTGCCAATATCATCCTGGCTGGCACCGCCACCAGAGCCGCCAACTTTGCCTGCTTTGGCCTCCACGAATGGGCCATGGCCTATAAATCGGATGACAACGGGATTCGCCACGAATATCTCCCCCTTCGACTTGGTGCGGCAGGGACCGACGCCGTGGTGGAAGAGAGCAAAATTCGCTGCACGCATTTTGATGCGTTCCGTTTCTACACCCCAGAGGCAATACCGCTTAACGAGCTGACCCCAACCCGTGAAACCCAACGGGATCTTGAGCAGCCGGGATGTCTGCACGCCAACATGGACCTCTACAAGTGGGCCTACAAGCTCACTCCCGCGGTTCCGAGCGAACTGGTCATGGACTGTTTTGAATTGGCGTGGGACATCCGCACCATGGACATGCAGGCATCACCCTACGACCTCACCGATTGGGGACAGGAACCCATTCGCATCGAGACGCCTGCGGGCAAGGCCGAGTACGTACGCCTGCAAAAGAAATTCGCCGAACGCGCGGAGCTGCTGCGCCAACAATTGCTGAACGTTGCCCAAAGCGTCCCAGTGGCACAGACTTAG
- a CDS encoding ATP-binding protein, producing MPHDHKPARGFASRIMSLQFAVVGLMILIAAGGAMWATVQRVDEQAQERALAIARTLAADPQLQAEVQKLAAGNELDPIALRTGPVQLAAEAVRNRTGAFFVVVTEDRGIRLSHPNPTLLGQRVSTDPVALSGAEDVSREHGTLGESVRAKVPVFAPGSTGTVVGEVSVGVGGQELAALLRVAALWVLGFGLGALGLSALATRWLVRRLKAQTLGLEPAEMAQLLRDRDAVLYGVLDGVIGIGPDGRVSVRNRAARIMLGLPHRNAAGDIIGLPFTDAQLPTALVSALTEARPRTLRLETEQAALVATIHPVRRDGINLGQVVLLRDVTTIETLGSRLDAVETMASALRAQRHEFANRLHTISGLLHHGDVDEALDYLGEVIESGPVREPVQNLAAIEDTYLRAFLGAKGVQAYERGVVLRVGDASALYGSLLDAQDATAVLGNLIDNALRAAVEGPAPRWVEVDLLSEGSTLHLAVADSGAGVAPGLDVFAEGVSTASVPDAPEHGHGVGLPLVRRLARTRGGEVWIADPGGTSTQEATAHPAGTSSGAVFAARLPGVLSADASTTLRSYER from the coding sequence ATGCCCCATGATCACAAACCCGCGCGCGGATTCGCCTCCCGCATTATGAGCCTGCAATTCGCGGTGGTGGGTCTGATGATCCTGATCGCTGCGGGCGGCGCCATGTGGGCAACCGTCCAACGTGTTGACGAACAAGCCCAGGAACGTGCCCTAGCCATCGCCCGCACCCTGGCGGCGGACCCCCAACTGCAAGCGGAGGTCCAAAAATTGGCCGCGGGCAACGAACTTGACCCCATTGCGCTACGCACCGGCCCGGTGCAATTGGCAGCCGAGGCGGTACGGAATCGTACCGGTGCGTTCTTCGTGGTCGTGACCGAGGATCGCGGCATTCGGCTCTCCCACCCGAACCCCACCTTGCTGGGCCAACGGGTCTCCACGGACCCGGTGGCACTCTCCGGTGCCGAAGATGTCTCGCGCGAACACGGAACGTTGGGTGAATCGGTGCGCGCCAAGGTCCCGGTGTTCGCGCCGGGCTCCACCGGCACGGTTGTTGGCGAGGTCAGTGTCGGGGTCGGTGGGCAGGAACTTGCCGCCCTGCTGCGGGTGGCGGCCCTGTGGGTGCTGGGCTTCGGACTTGGCGCCCTGGGGCTTTCGGCGCTGGCCACCCGTTGGTTGGTGCGCCGACTCAAAGCGCAGACACTCGGGCTGGAACCGGCGGAAATGGCTCAGCTGTTGCGTGACCGCGATGCCGTGCTGTACGGAGTACTTGATGGGGTCATCGGGATCGGTCCCGACGGACGCGTCAGCGTGCGCAATCGTGCCGCGCGCATCATGCTGGGGCTGCCGCATCGAAACGCGGCCGGCGACATCATCGGACTGCCCTTTACCGATGCGCAACTGCCCACGGCGCTGGTGTCAGCACTCACCGAAGCCCGGCCGCGAACCCTGCGGCTGGAAACGGAGCAAGCGGCGCTGGTGGCCACCATCCACCCGGTGCGCCGTGACGGAATTAATCTCGGACAGGTGGTGCTGTTGCGCGACGTCACGACCATCGAAACCCTTGGCTCACGACTCGATGCGGTGGAGACCATGGCATCGGCCCTGCGCGCTCAACGCCACGAGTTCGCCAACCGGCTGCACACCATTTCCGGACTGCTGCACCACGGGGACGTGGACGAGGCGCTGGACTACCTCGGTGAGGTCATCGAGTCTGGTCCGGTGCGTGAGCCGGTGCAGAACTTGGCCGCGATCGAGGATACCTATCTGCGGGCCTTCTTGGGTGCCAAGGGTGTCCAGGCCTACGAGCGGGGCGTGGTGTTGCGCGTGGGTGATGCCAGTGCGCTGTACGGGAGCCTGCTGGATGCTCAAGACGCCACGGCGGTGCTTGGCAACCTCATTGACAATGCGTTGCGTGCGGCGGTGGAGGGTCCGGCCCCGCGCTGGGTGGAAGTTGACCTGCTCTCCGAGGGCTCCACATTGCACCTAGCCGTCGCCGATTCCGGGGCGGGTGTGGCCCCGGGACTCGATGTTTTTGCCGAGGGAGTCAGTACCGCTTCGGTGCCAGATGCTCCCGAACACGGTCACGGCGTGGGGCTACCGCTGGTCCGCCGACTGGCACGCACCCGCGGCGGAGAAGTCTGGATCGCCGACCCGGGCGGAACTTCCACACAAGAGGCGACCGCCCACCCCGCGGGCACTTCGTCGGGCGCGGTATTTGCCGCACGCCTGCCCGGGGTACTTTCCGCCGATGCATCAACTACTTTAAGGAGTTATGAACGATGA
- a CDS encoding DUF222 domain-containing protein has protein sequence MFEEYPSGDSLHEPPNEEIVLTPTMTPTLKVEPAGEIHGVVLPVPVPGRSHTEDLCFLDYMRRSLALLELSGNAKEHHEILGKLEEIKGAAAGAQVISATLFEADVITQRTDAGIRENNPSYGVGSQIALARRESPDQGRSFLACSRRLVAHLQFTLAALLEGQISWFQAQIIVKNTEHLCAEHCEAVDQDLLRDPQALDGICSRALEDEVRRLSFLYDSSDALSRMEQANTHRYCSVYPARDGMMQLSGMFSVQDGLAIRQTLMQDAASLKVGGDPRSLNQIMADLAVDRLTGRDPAKGQPVMVNLVMTDRTLCQGSGEPAYLQGYGTVPATWARAVIKGSEAPDHAWYRAQVSLRRLYTHPQSGELLAMDSSSRSFPKNLKEFIRIRDQYCRTPYCNAPIKHFDHVVQHARGGATSAINGSGRCAACNQAKEQEGWEEKVIETGGRHTIEITTPTGAVYTSIAPALPGTPAA, from the coding sequence ATGTTCGAAGAATATCCCAGCGGAGATTCACTACACGAACCTCCCAACGAAGAAATAGTCCTCACCCCTACTATGACCCCCACTCTCAAGGTCGAGCCCGCTGGTGAGATCCACGGAGTGGTTCTCCCGGTCCCGGTTCCGGGCCGCAGCCACACCGAAGACCTCTGCTTCTTGGACTACATGCGCCGCTCCCTGGCCCTGCTTGAGCTCAGCGGCAACGCCAAGGAGCATCACGAGATCTTGGGAAAACTCGAAGAGATCAAGGGCGCCGCCGCTGGAGCGCAAGTCATCTCCGCGACCCTCTTCGAAGCGGACGTGATCACCCAACGCACCGACGCCGGAATACGAGAAAATAACCCTTCTTACGGTGTTGGTTCCCAAATCGCGTTGGCCCGCCGAGAATCCCCAGACCAGGGACGTTCCTTCCTGGCCTGCTCGCGCCGCTTGGTCGCGCATCTGCAATTCACCCTCGCAGCTCTTCTGGAGGGGCAGATTAGCTGGTTTCAAGCGCAGATCATCGTGAAAAACACCGAGCACCTCTGCGCTGAGCACTGCGAAGCCGTGGACCAGGACCTCCTACGCGACCCGCAGGCCTTAGATGGAATCTGTTCTCGGGCCTTAGAAGATGAGGTCCGGCGGCTCTCGTTCCTCTATGACAGCTCCGATGCCCTGAGCCGCATGGAACAAGCTAACACCCACCGCTATTGCTCGGTATATCCTGCCCGTGATGGCATGATGCAACTCTCGGGCATGTTCTCGGTCCAAGATGGTCTGGCGATCCGCCAGACACTGATGCAGGATGCGGCGAGTTTGAAGGTCGGTGGGGATCCTCGGTCCCTAAATCAGATCATGGCTGATCTGGCGGTCGATCGCCTCACCGGCAGAGACCCGGCCAAGGGCCAGCCGGTGATGGTGAATCTGGTGATGACCGATCGCACGCTCTGCCAGGGCAGTGGCGAACCGGCCTACCTTCAGGGGTATGGAACGGTGCCAGCGACCTGGGCACGAGCCGTGATTAAGGGTTCGGAGGCTCCGGATCATGCGTGGTATCGGGCTCAGGTATCCCTACGGCGGCTCTATACCCATCCGCAGAGCGGGGAGTTGCTGGCGATGGATTCTAGTTCCCGCTCGTTCCCTAAGAACCTCAAAGAGTTCATCCGGATTCGCGACCAATACTGTCGCACTCCCTATTGCAATGCACCGATCAAACACTTTGATCACGTGGTGCAACATGCGCGAGGGGGAGCGACCAGCGCGATTAATGGTTCAGGGCGCTGTGCGGCATGTAATCAGGCCAAGGAGCAGGAAGGGTGGGAGGAGAAGGTGATTGAGACCGGTGGTCGTCATACCATCGAAATCACCACTCCTACCGGAGCGGTTTACACCTCGATTGCACCGGCACTGCCCGGAACGCCTGCCGCATAA
- the purS gene encoding phosphoribosylformylglycinamidine synthase subunit PurS: MPRIVVDVMPKPEILDPQGKAIVGALPRLGFTAFSQVRQGKRFELTVDGEVTEEILTQAREAAEKLLSNPVIEDVVNVEVVAD; the protein is encoded by the coding sequence ATGCCCCGGATCGTTGTTGATGTTATGCCCAAGCCCGAAATCCTTGACCCGCAGGGCAAGGCCATCGTTGGCGCACTTCCCCGACTTGGTTTCACAGCTTTTAGCCAGGTCCGTCAGGGCAAGCGCTTCGAATTGACCGTTGACGGCGAGGTCACCGAGGAAATCTTGACTCAGGCTCGCGAGGCGGCCGAAAAGCTGCTCTCCAACCCGGTCATCGAAGACGTTGTTAACGTCGAGGTTGTCGCAGACTAA
- a CDS encoding sodium:proton antiporter: protein MDFLLLLVGLLFGTVLVVGLGERIRLPYPILMLVFSAAAAFLPFIPEIHINPELILPLFLPPLLFAAAQRSSWSIFRLRWRSLVLLAVLLVAATAAVVAGISWALIPALGLPAAIALGAIVAPPDPVAVEAVASKVKMRRKLINVLQTEGLFNDAMAIVIFQAAVAAAVSGGEVGFEVVPRFLIGAAGAIVLGLAMAWLVGALNRFVPNLVARSATTLVAPYAVYLLAEELHFSGVIAVVVTALELGRRARPQDSEERLTRTAFWDVVELLTTGVAFGLVGIEMRYVIQDEGANLFTFIPGIVAICVAVVLVRFFWMMAMYKIGGTERKNKTPGSLKEVLVLTWCGMRGLATLALALALPTTMTNGQPLEGRNFVVACACAVLVTTLVVPGLTLPALMRALKLPNDHAAEEKAERKLAIRAEKVALEAMKRSKSASALPQKRREALARRMSSLHTILATDLENDPEKMLRIKQILTTMDDVQREALNAARGDMLKARNEPGNDPELVDRVLRRLDLRTVTLDR, encoded by the coding sequence ATGGATTTCCTGCTACTACTGGTCGGCCTGCTCTTTGGGACCGTGCTGGTGGTCGGGCTGGGAGAACGCATCCGGTTGCCGTACCCCATTTTGATGCTGGTTTTCTCCGCGGCTGCGGCATTTTTGCCGTTCATTCCCGAGATCCACATCAATCCCGAGCTGATCCTTCCACTCTTCTTGCCGCCGCTGCTTTTTGCCGCGGCACAACGCAGCTCCTGGTCAATTTTCCGTTTACGTTGGCGCTCCCTGGTCCTGCTGGCGGTATTGCTGGTGGCGGCCACCGCCGCCGTGGTGGCGGGAATCTCCTGGGCGCTGATCCCGGCACTGGGCTTGCCGGCCGCCATCGCACTGGGCGCAATCGTTGCCCCACCGGACCCGGTCGCGGTGGAGGCGGTGGCCAGCAAGGTGAAGATGCGGCGCAAGCTCATCAACGTGTTGCAGACCGAGGGCCTCTTTAACGACGCCATGGCCATCGTGATCTTCCAGGCGGCGGTCGCCGCGGCGGTCAGCGGCGGAGAGGTCGGCTTTGAGGTCGTCCCGCGATTCCTCATCGGAGCCGCCGGAGCCATCGTCCTGGGTCTGGCGATGGCCTGGCTGGTCGGGGCCCTGAACCGTTTTGTCCCGAACCTGGTGGCCCGTTCGGCCACCACGCTGGTGGCACCCTATGCCGTTTACCTGCTGGCCGAAGAGCTGCACTTCTCCGGCGTGATCGCGGTGGTGGTCACCGCCCTAGAATTGGGCCGCCGCGCCCGCCCGCAGGACTCCGAGGAACGCCTCACCCGCACCGCATTCTGGGACGTGGTGGAGCTACTGACCACCGGTGTCGCCTTCGGCCTGGTCGGCATCGAAATGCGCTACGTCATTCAGGATGAGGGCGCGAACCTCTTCACCTTTATCCCCGGAATCGTGGCCATCTGCGTGGCCGTTGTCCTGGTCAGGTTCTTCTGGATGATGGCGATGTACAAGATCGGCGGCACCGAGCGGAAAAATAAGACTCCGGGGTCGCTGAAGGAAGTCCTGGTGCTCACCTGGTGCGGGATGCGCGGGTTGGCAACGCTGGCACTGGCATTGGCACTGCCCACCACCATGACCAACGGACAGCCCCTGGAGGGCCGCAACTTTGTGGTGGCCTGCGCCTGCGCGGTGCTTGTCACCACGCTGGTGGTCCCCGGCCTGACACTGCCGGCCCTGATGCGGGCCCTGAAGTTGCCCAACGATCATGCCGCCGAGGAAAAGGCCGAGCGCAAACTCGCCATCCGGGCGGAGAAGGTTGCGCTGGAGGCCATGAAGCGGTCAAAGTCCGCCTCCGCCCTGCCGCAGAAGCGCCGTGAGGCCCTGGCCCGCCGGATGTCCTCGCTACACACCATTTTGGCAACCGACCTGGAGAACGATCCGGAGAAGATGCTGCGGATCAAGCAGATCCTCACCACGATGGACGATGTGCAGCGCGAGGCATTAAATGCCGCCCGTGGCGACATGCTCAAGGCGCGCAACGAACCCGGAAACGACCCCGAGCTGGTGGACCGGGTGCTGCGTCGCCTGGATCTGCGCACCGTCACGCTGGATCGCTAG